In Mucilaginibacter celer, one DNA window encodes the following:
- the pgi gene encoding glucose-6-phosphate isomerase: MLPTTDFTTTQAYKYLTDHYISIVSKSLKELFDADDQRFNKFSIQFEDILLDYSKNRINDETLALLIQLAKECSLKEAIEAMYSGEKINVTEGRPVLHIALRNRSNTPIYVDGKDVMPDVNKVLDQMKAFSEAIISGEWKGYTGKAITDVVNIGIGGSDLGPVMVTEALKAYKNHLNLHFVSNVDGTHIVETLKSVDPETTLFLVASKTFTTQETMGNAHSARDWFLASGATEADVAKHFAALSTNAAAVEKFGIDTKNMFEFWDWVGGRYSLWSAIGLSIALSIGFENFADLLAGAHATDNHFKTAEFDQNIPVIMGLLGIWYNNFFEAETNVILPYDQYLHRFSAYFQQGDMESNGKHVDRNGKDVDYSTGPIIWGEPGTNGQHAFYQLIHQGTKLIPADFIAPAQSHNPLGEHHNMLLSNFFAQTEALMNGKTEEVVIEELKAAGKSDEEIAKIAPFKVFEGNRPTNSFLIKKITPYTLGALIAAYEHKIFTQGIIWNIYSFDQWGVELGKQLAGKILPELKDDAEISSHDSSTNGLINQYKAWR; the protein is encoded by the coding sequence TATCAAAAAGCCTTAAAGAACTATTCGATGCTGATGATCAGCGCTTTAATAAATTTTCTATCCAGTTTGAGGATATCCTGTTAGATTATTCAAAAAACCGTATCAACGACGAAACCCTTGCTTTACTGATCCAGCTGGCTAAAGAATGTTCGTTAAAAGAGGCGATTGAAGCCATGTACAGCGGCGAAAAAATCAATGTAACCGAAGGCCGCCCGGTGCTGCACATCGCTTTGCGTAACCGCAGCAACACACCTATTTATGTTGATGGCAAAGATGTTATGCCCGATGTAAATAAAGTGCTTGATCAGATGAAAGCTTTCAGTGAAGCCATCATCAGCGGCGAATGGAAAGGCTATACCGGCAAAGCAATCACCGATGTGGTGAACATCGGCATCGGCGGTTCGGACCTGGGCCCGGTAATGGTTACCGAAGCTTTGAAAGCTTATAAAAATCATTTGAACCTCCACTTCGTATCCAACGTGGATGGTACTCATATTGTTGAAACCCTTAAATCGGTTGACCCTGAAACTACTTTATTCCTGGTAGCTTCAAAAACTTTCACCACGCAGGAAACCATGGGTAATGCCCACAGCGCCCGCGATTGGTTTTTGGCCAGCGGTGCTACCGAGGCTGATGTGGCTAAGCACTTCGCGGCCCTTTCAACCAACGCTGCCGCGGTTGAAAAATTTGGTATAGATACCAAAAACATGTTTGAGTTTTGGGATTGGGTAGGCGGCCGTTATTCTTTATGGAGCGCTATCGGCTTGTCAATTGCCCTGAGCATTGGCTTTGAAAACTTTGCCGATTTGCTTGCCGGTGCGCACGCCACTGATAACCACTTTAAAACTGCCGAATTTGACCAGAACATCCCGGTTATTATGGGCTTGTTAGGCATCTGGTACAACAACTTCTTCGAGGCTGAAACCAATGTAATTTTGCCTTACGATCAGTACCTGCACCGTTTCTCGGCATACTTCCAGCAGGGTGATATGGAAAGTAATGGTAAACACGTTGACCGCAACGGTAAAGATGTTGATTACTCAACCGGCCCGATTATCTGGGGCGAGCCCGGCACCAATGGCCAGCACGCGTTTTACCAGTTAATTCACCAGGGCACAAAATTAATCCCTGCCGATTTTATCGCTCCTGCACAATCACACAATCCGTTGGGCGAGCACCACAATATGCTGTTATCAAATTTCTTTGCCCAAACAGAAGCTTTGATGAACGGTAAAACCGAAGAAGTGGTTATTGAAGAGTTGAAAGCTGCCGGTAAATCGGACGAAGAAATTGCCAAGATCGCGCCATTTAAAGTATTTGAAGGTAACCGCCCAACAAACTCGTTCCTGATTAAAAAGATCACACCTTATACATTAGGCGCGTTAATTGCGGCGTATGAGCACAAGATCTTCACCCAGGGTATAATCTGGAATATTTACAGCTTTGACCAGTGGGGAGTTGAGCTTGGTAAACAGCTTGCGGGTAAAATTTTGCCTGAGTTGAAAGATGATGCTGAGATCAGCAGCCATGATTCATCAACCAATGGTTTGATTAATCAATATAAAGCCTGGAGGTAA